Within the Microbacterium terricola genome, the region TCCCCGAGGGGATCCAGGGTCCTGAGCTGATGACGAAGATGCAGGAGCAGGCCGAGCGCTTCGGCGCCGAGATCGTCTACGACGACGTGACCGCCCTGGAGCTCGACGGCCCGGTCAAGCGGGTGACGCTCGGCAGCGGCGCGTCGCACGAGGCCGCATCGATCGTGTTCGCCACAGGGTCCGCCCCCCGCAAGATCGGGATCGAGGGCGAGAGCCGCCTGTCCGGCCGTGGTGTGTCGTACTGCGCCACCTGCGACGGCTTCTTCTTCCGCGAGCGGGTGATCGCGGTCGTCGGCGGCGGCGACTCGGCGATGGAGGAAGCCACCTTCCTCACCAAGTTCGCCTCGAAGGTCTACGTCATCCACCGCCGCGAGGAGCTGCGCGCGTCGAAGATCATGCAGGAGCGTGCCTTCGCCAACGAGAAGATCGAGTTCATCTGGAACAGCGCCGTCGCCGACATCCTCGGCGAGGACGCCGTCACCGGCGTCGTGCTCGAATCGACCGTCGACGGGACCCGCACCGAGCTGCCCCTCGACGGCGTCTTCGTCGCGATCGGCAACGACCCCCGCACGCACCTCGTGCACGAGCAGCTCGACCTCACGCCGCACGGTACGGTCTGGGTCGACGGGCGCTCGTCGCGCACCTCGGTGCCGGGTGTCTTCGCCGCCGGCGACGTGATCGACCCGACATACCGGCAGGCCGTCACCGCCGCGGGCAGCGGCACGGTCGCGGCGCTCGATGTCGAGCACTACCTCGCCGGTCTCGGTGAAGCAGGCGTGCCCGACGTCGTCGGCGACCCGATCGCCGGGCTCGCCGAAGCCGACGCCGCCTGAGGAACACTCGCGCAGCTCTCGCTGTTGCACTGAAGACAGACTTCCCACCGAAGGAGAATCATGACCGCCAACGCCACCACCTCGGCCACCTGGGAGCAGGACGTGCTGAAGGCCGAAGGACCTGTGCTCGTCGACTTCTGGGCGGAGTGGTGCGGGCCGTGCCGCATGGTCTCGCCCATCCTCGACGAGATCCAGTCCGAGCACAGTGACAAGATCACCGTGCTCAAGCTGAACGTCGACGAGAACCCCGATCTGGCGATGAAGTACCAGATCACCTCGATCCCGGCCATGAAGGTGTTCAACCAGGGCCAGGTCGAGACGACGATCATCGGCGCCAAGCCGAAGTTCGCTCTCGAGAAGGACCTCGCCGCGTACATCGCGTAGTCCACTCAGACGCGGAGCCCCTGATCAGAACTCCTGATCAGGGGCTTCTTCTGTTCCATGCCGATTCGGGCATGGGGGCATGTGGCGCTAGCCGGCCTCCGCGCGGGTCACCGCATCCCACCTGCGATGCGTGTTCGTCTCGAGCAGTCGCCAGACCGCACGGGTGAGAGGCGGGTAGTCCAGCGCGATCTGCCGGAGCACCCGGTAATGACGGGCCGCATTGGGCCGGGCGC harbors:
- the trxB gene encoding thioredoxin-disulfide reductase: MRQVIIIGSGPAGYTAAIYAARANLEPLVLASSVEAGGELMNTTEVENFPGFPEGIQGPELMTKMQEQAERFGAEIVYDDVTALELDGPVKRVTLGSGASHEAASIVFATGSAPRKIGIEGESRLSGRGVSYCATCDGFFFRERVIAVVGGGDSAMEEATFLTKFASKVYVIHRREELRASKIMQERAFANEKIEFIWNSAVADILGEDAVTGVVLESTVDGTRTELPLDGVFVAIGNDPRTHLVHEQLDLTPHGTVWVDGRSSRTSVPGVFAAGDVIDPTYRQAVTAAGSGTVAALDVEHYLAGLGEAGVPDVVGDPIAGLAEADAA
- the trxA gene encoding thioredoxin, yielding MTANATTSATWEQDVLKAEGPVLVDFWAEWCGPCRMVSPILDEIQSEHSDKITVLKLNVDENPDLAMKYQITSIPAMKVFNQGQVETTIIGAKPKFALEKDLAAYIA